From a region of the Neobacillus niacini genome:
- a CDS encoding LamB/YcsF family protein: MNYIDLNCDLGESYGVFKIGNDKEILKHISSANIACGYHAGDHNVMRETIQMAKKHQVNIGAHPGLPDILGFGRREMNVAPREIYNLTLYQIGALNAFAVAEGVKLVHVKPHGAMYNMAAKSRLIADAIAQAVADFDSSLILFGLAGSELIHAGKEKGLVTVQEVFADRTYQPDGTLTSRNENNSIIHDLKFAAQRVIRMIEEKKVTATDGTEVAITADTVCIHGDEPAALDFILELKHALANENITIRKSWSER, encoded by the coding sequence GTGAATTACATTGACCTTAATTGTGATCTTGGAGAAAGTTATGGAGTATTTAAAATTGGTAATGATAAAGAGATTTTGAAGCATATTTCATCAGCGAATATTGCATGTGGGTACCATGCGGGAGATCATAATGTAATGAGGGAAACCATACAAATGGCCAAGAAACATCAAGTTAATATTGGTGCACATCCAGGATTACCAGATATATTGGGGTTTGGGCGGAGGGAAATGAACGTAGCCCCTAGAGAAATTTACAATCTTACACTCTATCAAATCGGCGCATTGAATGCATTTGCTGTTGCCGAAGGAGTAAAACTCGTCCATGTTAAACCCCATGGAGCTATGTATAATATGGCTGCTAAATCACGACTGATTGCAGACGCTATTGCACAGGCAGTTGCAGATTTTGATTCTAGCTTAATCCTATTTGGACTGGCGGGAAGTGAATTAATTCATGCAGGAAAAGAAAAGGGTTTAGTAACGGTTCAGGAAGTGTTTGCTGACCGGACCTATCAGCCAGATGGAACGTTAACTTCAAGGAATGAAAATAACAGCATCATTCATGATCTGAAATTCGCTGCACAGCGAGTCATCCGAATGATAGAAGAAAAAAAAGTTACAGCGACAGATGGAACTGAAGTGGCTATAACCGCAGATACAGTGTGTATCCATGGTGATGAACCTGCTGCATTAGACTTTATTTTAGAATTAAAACATGCTTTAGCGAATGAAAATATAACAATAAGAAAGAGCTGGTCTGAAAGATGA
- the pxpB gene encoding 5-oxoprolinase subunit PxpB yields MSIEIVPIGDSAISISFGNEINESTHHQINHFSQNIRRLKIDGVIECVPTYTSMAIFYDPLKIRYSQLEKMVYSLMELAVNSIPQNPIVYRIPVYYGGKTGPDLPFVAAYNNISEQEVISLHSNKEYLVHMIGFVPGFPYLGGLNKIISTPRLEKPRAKVAAGSVGIGGDQTGIYPAEVPSGWRIIGITPLTLFDIENVKPSLLSAGNYITFFPVGYEEFLAIKERFELKKYEVMTYKKGEQIT; encoded by the coding sequence TTGAGTATCGAAATTGTACCAATAGGTGATTCAGCAATCAGTATTTCATTTGGTAATGAAATTAATGAGAGCACTCATCACCAAATCAATCACTTTTCACAAAATATTAGACGTCTTAAGATTGATGGGGTTATCGAGTGTGTTCCAACTTATACTTCTATGGCTATTTTTTATGACCCACTAAAAATAAGGTACAGCCAATTAGAAAAAATGGTTTATTCCTTGATGGAATTAGCCGTGAACTCGATACCGCAAAACCCTATCGTCTACAGGATACCGGTTTATTATGGGGGAAAGACTGGACCTGATTTACCTTTTGTTGCAGCGTATAATAACATTAGTGAACAAGAAGTTATTAGTTTACATTCGAACAAAGAATATTTAGTACATATGATTGGTTTTGTACCAGGTTTTCCGTACCTCGGCGGTTTAAATAAAATAATTTCAACTCCTCGTTTAGAAAAACCCAGAGCGAAGGTAGCGGCAGGTTCGGTGGGAATTGGCGGCGACCAAACAGGAATATATCCTGCCGAGGTTCCTTCGGGGTGGAGAATAATTGGAATCACCCCATTAACACTATTTGACATCGAGAATGTCAAACCTTCGCTATTGTCCGCAGGAAACTATATAACCTTTTTTCCTGTAGGATATGAAGAGTTTCTTGCTATTAAAGAACGGTTTGAATTGAAAAAGTATGAAGTTATGACTTACAAGAAGGGAGAGCAAATAACGTGA